GTTTTCCTGTCACGCGGTGATCGATGGGCGTACATCGCGTGAAAGGAAGGCACATCAACCATGTGCTTCGTTGGACGCGGATCGTGCCCGCTGTTTACGGCATTAAGGCTGGATCAGTCGTTTTCCTATGTCGTGCCGATTGGCAAGGCATCGATTCTTGTCGGACGCATGGTGTTTTTGTTTGATAATGGTGCGTCACAGTTGCACACATCAGCGTCTCACCGGTTGCCAGGCTTGGCACCGGTGGGCAGTCGGTGTGATGGCAGTGCAACCGTCCCGCTCAAAAGGTCGGCTTTGATGCGTTTTTGGCGGGCGGTTGCGGAATTCATCGGCGGCGAATCAAGCCAGTGATGCGGCACAGTCAGCTGCACCGTCGGGCCCGATCAGTTGCAGGTTGTAGGTGTCCTGCAATCGCTTCATGATGTTGGGCGAAATGAATGCCGGCGCCGCAGGACCGATGCGGATGTTGGTGACCCCCAGCGACAGCAGGGTCAGTAAGACGGCGACGGCCTTCTGTTCGAACCAACTGAGGACAATCGTCAGCGGAAGATCGTTGACGGAACATTCGAATGCGTCGGCCAAAGCCGATGCCACCGCGATCGCGCCGAATGCGTCATTGCATTGGCCCATGTCCATCAGGCGGGGAAGGCCCAGGTGGGTGCCGTAATCAAAGCCATTGATTCGATACTTTCCGCATCCGAGCGTCAGGATAAAGCTATCGTGCGGCGTGGCTTGTGCAAAATCGCTGTAGTAGTTTCTTCCCGGCTCTGCGCCGTCGCAGCCGCCAATAAGGAAGAAGTGGCTGATCTTGCCTTCTTTGCATGCGGCGACGATCTCCGCGGCGCGGTCCAACAGGACTTCACGATGAAATCCGATGGTGCTGGTGCTGACCCAGTTGTCATCGCAGGGGGCACATCGCAATGCCGATTCGATGACCGGACCATAGTCGTCACCGTCAATACGAACGCCCTCCGGGACCGCGGTGACGCGTGTGTGGAACAGGCGGTCTTTGTAGCTCTCGCGTGGCAGCAGCAGGCAGTTCGTTGTGGCCAGTACCGGTCCTGGAAATGCGGCGAACTCGGTTTTCTGTTTTTGCCAGGGGCCACCAAAATGCCCCGCCAAATTTGGGTGATCGCCAAGGATCGGATACATATGTGCCGGCAGCATTTCGCCGTGCGTGTAGACGTTGATGTTGGTGCCTTCGACCTGCTTCAACACATTCAGCAAGTCCAACATGTCGTGCCCGGTCACCAAGATTCCCGGCCCTTCGGCGGTGCCATGCTTCACCTCCGCGGGACGCGGGTGGCCAAACATTTCGACGTGTCCGCTGTCGAGCAATTCCATGACGCGAAGGTTCATGCTGCCGCATTTCAGGACGAGTTCCAGAAGGCTGTCGACGTCGAAGTTGACGTTTGTCACTGTTGAAAACAGTGCTTCTTCGATAAACTCGCTAACCGATTCATCCGTCTTGCCCAGGCGGCGCGCATGGTGTGCGTAGGACGCCATGCCTTTGAGACCATACAGCAAGATCTCCTGCAGTGACTGAACATCCTCGTCTTTCCCGCACACGCCCGGGTGTTCGGCAATCATGCATCCACGCCCCTTGGAGGTTTGTTCGCATTGGTCGCACATCAGCGGCGGTCGGAATTCGTTCATCGACATCGTTGGATTCCCATGGAAGGGTGAATGGCATCAGATTCCAAGCGGCCATTATGGAGCCCGCATTGGATTTGTCCTTGACCAAGATCAAGGGAGCCACGCGATGAAAGAAGTTTCTGATCCGCGGTCAGTTCGTGATGTGTTGGCCGCTTGCGGATTGTTTCAGGGGCTGGATGATCAGCAGATGTTGTTGCTGTGCGACATGGGGCGTCGGTGCCGATACCGGGCCGGTGAAACGGTGTTTCAACAACAAACGCCCTGCCCCGGCATCTTCGTTGTCGATCACGGGTTGGTGCGTGTTTTTCGCAGCGGACCTAATGGGCAACAACACGTGTTGCACCTTTGTGGCCCCAATCAAACGTTCGCCGAAGTTGCTGCTATCGGTGGTTTTCCATTGCCGGCATCAGCCACGGCCGCCGAATCGACCGAATGTGTGTTGATTCCCACGGATCGGCTGCAAACGGAGTTGTCATCCAATCATGCATTGTGTCACCAGTTGCTGACGGGGATGGCGTTCTGGGTGCGCCATTTTGTTCAGCTGGTGGAGGACATCGCTCTGCGTGACGCGATGTCGCGCGTGACCCGGTTGTTGTGTGACCTGCCTTGCGACGCGAACGGCAGGATCGCCCTGCCCGGGTCCAAGAAAGACATCGCCAATCACCTGAACTTGACCAGCGAAACGTTCTCGCGTGTGCTGCGTCGTTTAATGGAAAAACAGGTGATTGAATCGGAGGGAAGCCGGACGATTCGCGTGTTGGATGCGGATGCCTTGGGTGACATCAGCGATCATCGAGAGTGAGCAGCCACCCGGTCGGCTGGCCGAAACGCAACGCGGCTTGAGCAACAGGGCTCGCCGGCGAGTGTGATGGAATCGGGTGGCCACACGGTTTGCTGCGAAACCGTGGTATCCATAAAGGCCGCAATGCGCGGTCGATTGACCCGCCTCAGTTCGATTCCGCAACGCTGGCCAGGCGGTCCGCTTCGTCGAATGTCTTAGCAACATCGGCTGGTGTCGACGATCCCATCAGCTTGTAGCACATGGCGATTGCTTGGCGACTGTAGTCGACCGATTCGGCCAGGATGCGGGCGGCTTCCTGGCGGGCGTGGAATCCCTTGCTGTTTTCGCTGGCGATGTAATCCAGCCGCC
The DNA window shown above is from Crateriforma spongiae and carries:
- the hcp gene encoding hydroxylamine reductase, whose product is MMCDQCEQTSKGRGCMIAEHPGVCGKDEDVQSLQEILLYGLKGMASYAHHARRLGKTDESVSEFIEEALFSTVTNVNFDVDSLLELVLKCGSMNLRVMELLDSGHVEMFGHPRPAEVKHGTAEGPGILVTGHDMLDLLNVLKQVEGTNINVYTHGEMLPAHMYPILGDHPNLAGHFGGPWQKQKTEFAAFPGPVLATTNCLLLPRESYKDRLFHTRVTAVPEGVRIDGDDYGPVIESALRCAPCDDNWVSTSTIGFHREVLLDRAAEIVAACKEGKISHFFLIGGCDGAEPGRNYYSDFAQATPHDSFILTLGCGKYRINGFDYGTHLGLPRLMDMGQCNDAFGAIAVASALADAFECSVNDLPLTIVLSWFEQKAVAVLLTLLSLGVTNIRIGPAAPAFISPNIMKRLQDTYNLQLIGPDGAADCAASLA
- a CDS encoding Crp/Fnr family transcriptional regulator — protein: MKEVSDPRSVRDVLAACGLFQGLDDQQMLLLCDMGRRCRYRAGETVFQQQTPCPGIFVVDHGLVRVFRSGPNGQQHVLHLCGPNQTFAEVAAIGGFPLPASATAAESTECVLIPTDRLQTELSSNHALCHQLLTGMAFWVRHFVQLVEDIALRDAMSRVTRLLCDLPCDANGRIALPGSKKDIANHLNLTSETFSRVLRRLMEKQVIESEGSRTIRVLDADALGDISDHRE